The Castanea sativa cultivar Marrone di Chiusa Pesio chromosome 11, ASM4071231v1 genome contains a region encoding:
- the LOC142616276 gene encoding uncharacterized protein LOC142616276, translating to MIKRIPLSRNAVEDKLVWPFVYSGSYSVKSGYNFLSKERDMENQFSSNPDPYRGLETNLGMKVLTVDVCEHCKQFPEDVIHALWLCPEVLTVWSSNLMWSFRQTKHFPKILDLVKHVKEENKDLDAFAMIIWTFWFQRNRLRIEDKPFPIIDVIPMANNILAEFIKAILVQSNDSSAVGLVLASMAENILLPHTVIEVEALAIVKALSFAQELGFLAIVLEGDSEVIIKALSRDDESFTSYGHLIAEAKLFSDTFVSLSFSHIRKQGNSIAHNLVRHVNDIFVGMKDIPTHLNNVLLANFH from the exons ATGATTAAGCGTATTCCTCTAAGTCGAAATGCTGTTGAAGATAAATTGGTGTGGCCTTTTGTCTATTCGGGTAGCTATTCAGTCAAATCTGGTTACAACTTTTTATCTAAAGAAAGAGACATGGAAAAccaattttcatcaaatccaGATCCTTATAGGGGTTTGGAAACAAATTTGGGGAT GAAAGTCCTAACTGTTGACGTTTGTGAGCACTGCAAACAATTTCCTGAGGATGTGATTCACGCTCTGTGGCTTTGCCCAGAAGTTTTGACTGTATGGAGTTCTAACTTGATGTGGAGTTTTCGCCAAACTAAACACTTCCCTAAGATTTTAGATTTGGTGAAACACGTGAAAGAGGAGAATAAGGATTTGGATGCCTTTGCTATGATTATCTGGACTTTCTGGTTTCAAAGAAATAGACTCCGAATAGAAGACAAACCCTTTCCCATTATTGACGTTATCCCGATGGCCAACAACATCTTAGCCGAATTCATTAAAGCCATCCTAGTGCAATCGAATGACTCCTCTGCCGTG GGATTGGTTTTGGCTTCAATGGCAGAGAATATCCTACTCCCTCATACGGTTATTGAAGTGGAAGCCTTGGCTATTGTTAAGGCTTTAAGTTTTGCTCAAGAACTTGGTTTTTTAGCTATTGTTTTAGAAGGTGATTCTGAAGTGATAATCAAAGCTCTTAGTAGGGACGATGAATCCTTCACCTCCTATGGACACCTTATTGCTGAAGCAAAACTATTTTCAGATACCTTTGTTTCGCTTAGTTTTTCTCATATTCGTAAACAAGGAAATTCTATAGCTCATAACCTTGTTAGACATgttaatgatatatttgtgGGGATGAAGGATATTCCTACCCATCTTAATAATGTACTCTTAGCCAATTTTCACTAA
- the LOC142614834 gene encoding glycine cleavage system H protein 2, mitochondrial-like, with protein MACSRMMWATRAATYLRISVPFTLRVRGFSSVLRDLKYADSHEWVKVDGISATIGITDHAQDHLGDVVYVELPEVGASISQGSSFGAVESVKATSDVYSPVSGKVIEVNEELNSSPGLINASPYDKGWIIKVEMSDKDETNKLMDSDQYSKFCEEEDAKH; from the exons ATGGCGTGTAGTAGGATGATGTGGGCAACAAGGGCTGCTACATATCTGAGGATCTCTGTTCCATTCACACTCAGGGTCAGGGGCTTCTCTTCTG TTCTGAGAGATTTAAAGTATGCTGATTCTCATGAGTGGGTGAAAGTTGATGGCATTTCAGCTACCATAGGCATAACAGACCATGCTCAGGATCACTTAGGTGATGTTGTTTATGTTGAATTGCCTGAAGTTGGGGCCTCTATCTCACAAGGCAGCAGTTTTGGTGCTGTTGAGAGTGTGAAAGCAACCAGCGATGTTTACTCTCCTGTTTCAGGCAAAGTAATTGAAGTCAATGAAGAGCTCAATAGCTCTCCAGGATTG ATCAATGCGAGTCCGTATGACAAGGGATGGATAATAAAAGTAGAAATGAGTGATAAGGATGAGACTAACAAATTGATGGACTCAGATCAGTATTCCAAATtttgtgaagaagaagatgcaaagcATTAG